A stretch of the Deltaproteobacteria bacterium genome encodes the following:
- a CDS encoding 2-oxoacid:acceptor oxidoreductase family protein encodes MEVFNTFMIGVGGQGIGMLSEILIRAADYAGHRVKAVDTHGLAQRGGTVVSHLRLGDGVHAPIVPTGEADLVVALERNEALRGLGTAARDGADLVYYDTVWQPLGVRLGREPQADAVSVEALCRRRNIRCFRVLDDALEDPRMQNIVVLSEIGRRGLIPGVRVEHYRMAMQDLLGGPLLEKNLALYDAKSSSG; translated from the coding sequence ATGGAAGTATTCAATACCTTTATGATCGGTGTCGGCGGCCAGGGTATCGGCATGTTGAGCGAGATATTGATCAGAGCGGCCGATTATGCCGGCCACAGGGTCAAGGCGGTTGACACGCACGGCCTTGCCCAGCGCGGGGGCACCGTTGTATCCCATCTCAGGCTGGGGGATGGCGTGCACGCGCCCATTGTACCCACGGGCGAAGCGGACCTGGTGGTGGCGCTGGAAAGGAACGAGGCGCTGCGGGGGCTTGGCACCGCCGCGAGGGACGGAGCGGATTTGGTGTACTACGACACGGTCTGGCAGCCCCTTGGCGTGCGATTGGGACGGGAGCCGCAGGCGGATGCGGTCAGTGTGGAGGCGCTGTGCCGACGGAGAAACATCCGCTGTTTTCGGGTGTTAGACGATGCCCTGGAAGATCCGCGCATGCAGAATATCGTCGTGTTGTCCGAGATCGGGCGACGCGGACTGATTCCTGGCGTGCGGGTTGAGCACTATCGCATGGCCATGCAGGATCTGTTGGGCGGCCCCCTGTTGGAGAAAAATCTGGCGCTCTACGATGCGAAGTCTTCATCGGGGTAG